A window from Pseudarthrobacter sp. BIM B-2242 encodes these proteins:
- a CDS encoding MBL fold metallo-hydrolase: MSEPAPGVFFVEGPASNWIIVRDDSGFILIDSGYPADAPLVLDSIRSLDLRPEDAKAILITHGHVDHTGSAAQFSRLYGTPVLCSPEELAHVQGHEKHQVTLATVISRSWNPRVLKWMIHAISAGALRAEPVPSAEPWTAEMLHNLPGRPRAVSVPGHTAGSAVLVFPEAGAIATGDALVTGHALSPFTGAQMLDPMFHSDPAGTVPALDALDGIDASVILPGHGPAASMPISDAVAAVRR, encoded by the coding sequence GTGTCGGAACCCGCACCCGGCGTCTTCTTCGTCGAGGGGCCGGCGTCCAACTGGATCATCGTCCGCGACGACTCCGGCTTCATTCTGATCGACTCCGGCTACCCGGCCGACGCCCCGCTGGTCCTCGACTCCATCCGCAGCCTGGACCTCCGCCCCGAGGACGCAAAAGCCATCCTCATCACCCACGGCCACGTGGACCACACCGGGTCTGCTGCCCAGTTCTCCCGCCTGTACGGTACCCCCGTGCTGTGCAGCCCCGAGGAACTGGCCCACGTCCAGGGCCACGAGAAGCACCAGGTCACCCTGGCCACCGTAATCTCCCGGTCCTGGAACCCGCGGGTGCTGAAGTGGATGATCCACGCCATCTCCGCCGGCGCGCTCCGCGCCGAGCCGGTTCCGTCGGCCGAGCCTTGGACCGCGGAAATGCTTCACAATCTTCCCGGCCGCCCCAGAGCGGTCAGCGTACCCGGACATACGGCAGGAAGTGCCGTCCTGGTATTCCCGGAGGCTGGAGCGATCGCCACAGGCGACGCCCTAGTGACCGGCCATGCGCTCAGCCCCTTTACTGGTGCGCAGATGCTCGACCCGATGTTCCACTCAGACCCTGCAGGCACAGTCCCCGCGCTGGACGCACTCGACGGCATCGATGCCTCGGTGATCCTCCCCGGCCACGGCCCCGCAGCCTCAATGCCCATCTCCGACGCCGTCGCCGCAGTGCGCCGCTGA
- a CDS encoding peptidyl-tRNA hydrolase: MHDEGYVQPIMLLVDKSSPAAHIDGVHAAALASVLAYAEETLSLVDPDPSWASWLDGPFTKSVRRADAKTYEKISTKFTAAEHAAVTVGKAQAMAFRPTTYGAMSRHLAKLQVSGTDLPKRATDHPIIAPEGSPVLVLNAGLGMSTGKQSAQAGHALFAWFLSLDTPARRAWYEAGCPFRIELVQQEAFDDYARGVPEDLLIVDAGRTEIDPGTATAFVKA; this comes from the coding sequence ATGCACGACGAAGGTTACGTCCAGCCCATCATGCTGCTTGTCGACAAGTCGTCGCCGGCAGCCCACATCGACGGCGTCCACGCCGCGGCCCTGGCCAGCGTCCTCGCCTACGCCGAAGAAACCCTGTCCCTGGTGGACCCCGATCCGTCCTGGGCCTCGTGGCTGGACGGTCCGTTCACCAAGTCGGTCCGCCGCGCTGACGCGAAGACCTACGAGAAGATCAGTACGAAGTTCACCGCCGCCGAGCACGCCGCCGTCACTGTCGGCAAGGCCCAGGCGATGGCGTTCCGTCCCACCACGTACGGGGCCATGTCCCGGCACCTGGCCAAGCTTCAGGTCTCCGGCACCGACCTGCCCAAGCGCGCCACCGACCACCCCATCATTGCGCCCGAGGGCTCCCCCGTCCTGGTGCTGAACGCCGGACTGGGCATGTCCACCGGCAAGCAGAGCGCCCAGGCAGGGCATGCACTGTTCGCCTGGTTCCTGTCCCTGGACACCCCGGCCCGCCGGGCCTGGTACGAGGCAGGCTGCCCGTTCCGGATCGAGCTGGTCCAGCAGGAAGCGTTCGACGACTACGCCAGGGGCGTCCCCGAGGACCTGCTGATCGTCGACGCCGGCCGGACCGAGATCGACCCCGGAACCGCCACCGCCTTCGTCAAGGCCTGA